The Chitinivibrio alkaliphilus ACht1 DNA segment CGGGGATCAATATGTTCCCCCAAGAGGGCTGCGCGCCCATCTCCCAGTATTGTAAAATTACCAAATTGGTGGCCCGCGTAGGCTTGGGCGAAAGGAGGTTCTACATATTCGCCCCGACGCAACATCGTGATAAGGTAAGATTCATCGGGGAGGGCATACTTTTTTTGGAGATTCGTATTAAAGAGCAGTGGTTTCGGATGGAGCATTTTAGCCGGCGTTACAAAGGAAAAAAGGGCCGGATCCTGATGGGTGTACGTTGTATGAAATCTAAATTCAGAAGTCATGAAAACCTCCGGAAAAGGGTGGAGGGATCGGTTCTTCTTTTCAATATATACTGGGGAGTTCTAATATGAGACTTTCATAACGGTAATGGTTGTGAATTACGTAAGAATTATGCTTCTACTACAAGGTTCCCTATAAATAGTAATACGGATTTGGAGTAAGATAGAGTAATTTAAACCTGCCCAATTGGGCAGGTTTGCTCTGTATTTAAGGAATGCGTAGCTGAAAATTTTTGTGAATATTTCCTGATTCAATTCGTACAAAATATACCCCGTGGGAAAGCGTTTTTGTGGCAATACGGTGCTCTTTTTGTCCTTGAGAAATTGCAATCTGTCGCCCCGCCGATGTCATCAAGCGTACCGTGGAGGGGGATTTGTCATGCAAAGCAACCGTAAAGAATCCGGGGCCATGGGTGATTTTTGTAACATCGCTGCGGGGTTCATAATCAGAGTCTATGGTATTGGTCGCACCTTCAGAGAAAAGGTATACTTGTTCTCCTGTGTTGAGCAAGATTGCATCATCCAGAATATGCACTCCAAACCGACGTATTAGATAAAGAGATTCATGAGGCAGTGGTGTCGGAGTAGGTATTCTTTCCCATGAACGAGCACCATCCTTGCTTAGAAAAAGAGCGTCATCGGTATCCCCTCGTGCTGCCACAAAGGTATCACCCATTTTTCCAAGAAAGATATACCCGTCGGTTTCTCTATCCGAGGCAATCCATGTGTTCCCCATATCAGGGGAAAGGTAGAGTGATCCTGTGGTGGTAAAACAATAGAGCGTATCCTCATGTATTGCCAATCGCTCGGGATGTTTTACACCGAGGGGGTCAGCTTTTTTTAGGGAGGTGTTGTTCGTATCCC contains these protein-coding regions:
- a CDS encoding T9SS type A sorting domain-containing protein; this translates as MKIMIPRWCNPGMALFLILCLFPTASLAQWEHITEAEPGTKITAVSGNTNMILTAHSNQSGSMIRRYSRETEQANAVLFTGNPVVEFSLLDSLFFAIEDKSDSRMYYSRDDGEYWSEEWSLSLKPGSKVLRNGSTRILFSSTGKGNISKLDRHLRHFDTLVDSIVGGGIGFIQFIDPLVFDEGVLFLFSLWGGGGGQGHASISGGRILWDTNNTSLKKADPLGVKHPERLAIHEDTLYCFTTTGSLYLSPDMGNTWIASDRETDGYIFLGKMGDTFVAARGDTDDALFLSKDGARSWERIPTPTPLPHESLYLIRRFGVHILDDAILLNTGEQVYLFSEGATNTIDSDYEPRSDVTKITHGPGFFTVALHDKSPSTVRLMTSAGRQIAISQGQKEHRIATKTLSHGVYFVRIESGNIHKNFQLRIP